The region CGAAAACAGCAAAGGTATAATAAGAAATATGAACAGAATTCTCGGTTTCATTATAAAAACAATATGTTTAAAATACAATATTATAGGTCAATGTAGGGAACGGTCTTCCGATAATATAAAGTTTATACAAATTATAGCTGTTATCGAAAACCGAATTATTCCTTTGATAATATAAAGAGTACGCATTTTTTCTACCATACACGTTTATTACTGAAAATGTAAAACTCCCCTTCCACTTTTTCTTTATTCGAAGCGATTCTCCTAATGTGATTGACACATCTAATCGGTGATAGTCAGGAAGCCTATACTCATTCCTGTCTGAGTAGTATATATACTTATAACCGTTTAAATAGTACTCATATTCAGGAATTGTAACTGGTCGTCCTGTATTATATGTAAAAGTCGCTGCAAATCTCCACCGCTGAGAAATATAATAATTTCCATTAACAACCAGGTTATGGGTTTTGTCGTAACTTGATGGAAAATATTTATTATCATTTATTATTTCGTCATCCCACTTTCCGTTAGTTCGTCTCATTGATCGGGATAATGTATAACTAATCCAACCACCTAATTTCCCTGAATTTTTCTTAATATAGACTTCCATCCCCATATTATAACCATCTGCATTTATTAAGCCCGATTCAATATTGGGATTCATTACCACCTCTGCACCATTCTTGTATTCCAGTGCATTTTCCAATTTCTTGTAGAAAAATTCGACAGAGGTTTCCAGAGAATTACCCAGAAAATTATTGAAATATCCCAATGAGTACTGATCGCACTTTAAGGGTTTTATATACCTATTGCTTAACTTCCATATATCGGAGGGAGTTATTGAAGATGTAACAGATACAAGGTTAATATATTGGTTTATTCGACTATAACTAAGTTTAATTGACTTCGATTCATCAATAATATACTTAAAATTAATCCGCGGTTCAAACCCGCTGTACATTTTAATATTTTTGTTCTTCGAAAAGGTTAATGTATCAACTATGTTCTCATCTATACGAGGTACGCCCTCCTTATAAACGAGTTCTCGTCCTGGTCCAATAAGCATAAAACTAGAATACCTTAACCCAATATCAACTCCTAAGTTAGAATTGATGGAGATATTATCACTAATAAATAAGCCTGTTTCAACTGCATTTTCTGAATTCAGTCTTAATGGAATTATTGAAGACGCATCGCCATAGGGTTCAATCCTCCCAGGGTAAATTGAGTAATGAAAAGCATTTCCACCAAATTCTATGGTGTGAGTTTTGCTGGGCGTGAACAGAAAGTTTGCCTTAAACATCTTATATTCCAAAGAAGAATAAATCTTGGATGCTTCAAATAATTTAGAGGAATCCTTTTCGCAGACCTGATAATTATAGTTACTAAAGCCAGCTATTAAATTAAACGATAAATCTTTGGTAATGGCGTGGTACCATTTTACAGATCCAATAGTGTTGCTATAGCTATAATTTATGCGCGTGTTGTAATCAAAATAGTCAAAACTATTGTAACCGAATACACTAATTTTATTGTTGGTGTTGATATTAATGCTCAGCAATCCATTAATATCGTAAAATTTAGTTTTACTATTCATCAAGTCAACATCTGGCATTTTTTTTAGAATCCAATTAGAGTAGGAACTTCGTCCACCAATGGATAATCCAACCTTATTGTTCCACAAAGGAACTTCCAGCAACGCTTTACAGTTTAGCA is a window of Tenuifilaceae bacterium CYCD DNA encoding:
- a CDS encoding TonB-dependent receptor — translated: MSINGFSQENSKPEYFSFEKIIGDLEQKYNVRFFYKAELFQNINFHESILELSLEDAIRQIQERTNCQTIIIDNLITLLPPSKYEGITKSSNSKVVKIGSSRELGKSSKALLTGRIVDGKSGTPLIGAILYDENLKVGTSTNLNGEFSFQLPVGDHKLKISYIGYEDAYQTVQIYSSGAVDFEIFEKSVSLDGVYVYSERPEMNITRTQMSIEKLNSKGIKELPVSIGEVDVIKSLTLLPGVQSVGEFGTGFNVRGGGADQNLILIEDVPLFNSSHLFGLTSVINSDAVNNVTLIKAGIPAKYGERVSSVMSIKMNQAAGEGVSMKVGVGLLNCKALLEVPLWNNKVGLSIGGRSSYSNWILKKMPDVDLMNSKTKFYDINGLLSININTNNKISVFGYNSFDYFDYNTRINYSYSNTIGSVKWYHAITKDLSFNLIAGFSNYNYQVCEKDSSKLFEASKIYSSLEYKMFKANFLFTPSKTHTIEFGGNAFHYSIYPGRIEPYGDASSIIPLRLNSENAVETGLFISDNISINSNLGVDIGLRYSSFMLIGPGRELVYKEGVPRIDENIVDTLTFSKNKNIKMYSGFEPRINFKYIIDESKSIKLSYSRINQYINLVSVTSSITPSDIWKLSNRYIKPLKCDQYSLGYFNNFLGNSLETSVEFFYKKLENALEYKNGAEVVMNPNIESGLINADGYNMGMEVYIKKNSGKLGGWISYTLSRSMRRTNGKWDDEIINDNKYFPSSYDKTHNLVVNGNYYISQRWRFAATFTYNTGRPVTIPEYEYYLNGYKYIYYSDRNEYRLPDYHRLDVSITLGESLRIKKKWKGSFTFSVINVYGRKNAYSLYYQRNNSVFDNSYNLYKLYIIGRPFPTLTYNIVF